Sequence from the Fusarium oxysporum Fo47 chromosome VI, complete sequence genome:
TCGATAAATCTGGCTCTCAATcactctcttcctcatcaagTTGGAAAGACGCCGTATACCGCCTCTGGGACAACATGGTGACCAAAAAGATGTACCTCACCGGCGGTATCGGCGCCATTAAACAGTGGGAAGGTTTCGGACGTGATTATTTCCTTCCTCAATCCACCGACGAAGGCGGATGCTACGCCGAAACCTGTGCATCCATTGCGGTCATGATGCTTGCCGAGCGACTGCTGCATATCGAGCTTGATGCAAAGTATGGGGATGTCATGGAACTTTGTTTGTATAACAATGTCATGACGGCTATGAGTCTTGATGGAAAGGCGTTTACGTATGTTAATCAGCTTGGAAGCTCGGAGAGTGATAAGAGTGTGAGGGAGGAGTGGTTTTGGTGCGCTTGTTGTCCGCCGAATGTGACGCGTTTGTACGGATCGTTAGGGGGATATCTTTGGGACTTTGGGGAGGAGAATGGTAAGGAGGTGTTTGTGAATGTGCATTTGTATACGAATGCCGAGTTGAAGTTtggggagggggagggggaggtTGTTCTTCGGCAAGAGACGGAATGGCCGTGGGATGGACTCGTCAAGTTTCGACTTACGAGTCCTGCGGCGGTGAACACCACGATACGACTCAGGATTCCGGGGTGGTCTCGGAATCAGTATACCCTGGAGCCGAAGCCTAACGAAAGTAGTGTTCACTTGCACAAAGGCTACCTAACGCTCGATCCATCTTACATGGCAACGAACCCCGTCTTCTCACTCACCATCGGCAACTTCACGCCTCGATACATCACTCCACATCCATACACCAACCAGCATACTCTGACACTTGCCCGAGGACCACTAGTGTACTGTATCGAGGATGCAGATAATGCATGGGAAGATAATCACTTCAAGGACGTTGGGCTCAAAGCGGGTAGTGCGGTTAAGGAGGAGAGGCTATGTATTAGTGGGACGGATGAAGAGTATATTGCGTTGAGGACTTCATGCTGGCGTCGCAGTGGGAAGTTGGATGAGGCACTGTCGACACCTGGTTTTGATGTTGGGGGACAGAGATCCGGGTTCGATGATGAGAGGGAGGGCGTCTTTGTGCCGTATTACCTTAGGGCTAACCGAGGGGGAAACGGGCATATGAGAGTTGGGCTGCATCATATACAGGGCTAGGTCATCTCTGAGCAGGAACATAAAATAGATATGTCGAGACTCTATCACTTGGATTTGCTACCCTATATATATCGCTCAGAATTCACCCTCTTCATATACGCTTTGGAAATACTGCAATTGCAGGAGATTACTGAGCAAAATACCGACGACGCGTTTGCAATGAAATTCAACCACATCTTAATCTATCTACTCTAAAAACTTCCTGTACTTCTCACTCCTAAGTACAATCCTATGCGGAAATGGCTTCACACGAGAAATAACACCCGGCAACTGCTCATAAACAACCTCAATCTCCCTCCCCTCACCATCCAGCGCTTTCTTAATCTCAAACACCGCCAACGTCTGCGTAATACTCAAGAACAGGGTCTGATCGGCGATCCACCGTCCCGGACACGCTCTTCTCCCAAACCCAAAGACAAGTTCCATCGGGGAAGGCTCGTTATACGGCTCAAAATATCGTTCAGGCTTAAACTCCATTGGATCATGGTAGATCTCAGGATCGTGCGTGAGAGATGCTACCGCTGGGAAAAGAAGTGTGTTCTTGGGGATGAAGTAGCCGCCGTATGTGTCGTCTTCAGTCGTCATGTGTGGGAAACCCATTGGGGCGAGGGTGTGCCAGCGGAGGACTTCTTGGGATATGGCGTTGATGTAAGGAAGGTTTGGCTTGTCGGAGAATGAGGGGAGGCGTGAGTCTCCGATGACGCGGTCAACTTCTGTTTGAGCTTTCTTTTGGACGTTGGGGTTGAGAAGCATGGCTGCGAAGAAGGCGAGAAGTGTTGCACCGGTGGTGTCGGTTCCGGCATTCATCATCGAAGCTGCAGTCCATGCGATGATGCTTTCTTCCTCTGGATCAATCTTGCGGTGAACGTCTTTAATGAGTCCAGCGACGTAGGAAATGTCATCGTTGCCAAGAGCCATCTGGTTTTTAACGTACTTGTATGGGTCTTGGACGTTTTGTAAGAGATGCTGTCTGAAGAGTTTGGCGGTCCTCTTGAACCCAGCGCCTGGCATCCAGTCTGGAAGGTATCGAAGCCAAGGGATGAAGTCTACCATCCATGCACCTGGAGTGGTAGCTTGAGAGAACTCTTCCATCACAAGATTAGCCATGGCGACGATGTGGTCGTTTCTGCAGGGGTCTGTTTCATAGTTGTACAAGATGCGGAGCATGATGGAGCCGGATACCCTATAGCCTTGTGAGCATCTGCTTCGGGAACCGTGAGGAAGACATACT
This genomic interval carries:
- a CDS encoding cytochrome P450, whose protein sequence is MSFSLVLVTAIVASLSFFLVKHIQQSKNTPLPPGPKGLPLLGNIRDLPPPGTLEWPHWQTHKEKYGSITSVSVLGQHFVILHDRQVIVDLLETRAMKSASRPKLVFAGDIVGYDGVMGLMPYNRTFRMHRKLTATQVSSKSITRFEPIQELEILRLLKRIYQDPFNSQNLPDHLNQVSGSIMLRILYNYETDPCRNDHIVAMANLVMEEFSQATTPGAWMVDFIPWLRYLPDWMPGAGFKRTAKLFRQHLLQNVQDPYKYVKNQMALGNDDISYVAGLIKDVHRKIDPEEESIIAWTAASMMNAGTDTTGATLLAFFAAMLLNPNVQKKAQTEVDRVIGDSRLPSFSDKPNLPYINAISQEVLRWHTLAPMGFPHMTTEDDTYGGYFIPKNTLLFPAVASLTHDPEIYHDPMEFKPERYFEPYNEPSPMELVFGFGRRACPGRWIADQTLFLSITQTLAVFEIKKALDGEGREIEVVYEQLPGVISRVKPFPHRIVLRSEKYRKFLE
- a CDS encoding uncharacterized protein (putative glycosyl hydrolase of unknown function-domain containing protein) produces the protein MSHPQSIFHHTTLTPGSLLHRRRATVSKTTLHTQLKRLRETGRYDCFKLQWHEIYADKSMWPVPFHLFWDSDIAKWIEGACYFLHDEFDTEIDAAVRDLVEMIRSAQQDDGYLNVHYTVVEPGKRWTNLQDMHELYNAGHLIEAALAHHQYYKNNLLLEPIEKYVALIHRTFGPDENQLHGYPGHPEIELALFRLYQTTGNKDAYELSRYFLEERGNHKGQDGQHYFEWESKQRGQSLYHRPDPYPEHGSHWYCQAHQPILEQQTVEGHSVRAMYLLTAVADMLCIDKSGSQSLSSSSSWKDAVYRLWDNMVTKKMYLTGGIGAIKQWEGFGRDYFLPQSTDEGGCYAETCASIAVMMLAERLLHIELDAKYGDVMELCLYNNVMTAMSLDGKAFTYVNQLGSSESDKSVREEWFWCACCPPNVTRLYGSLGGYLWDFGEENGKEVFVNVHLYTNAELKFGEGEGEVVLRQETEWPWDGLVKFRLTSPAAVNTTIRLRIPGWSRNQYTLEPKPNESSVHLHKGYLTLDPSYMATNPVFSLTIGNFTPRYITPHPYTNQHTLTLARGPLVYCIEDADNAWEDNHFKDVGLKAGSAVKEERLCISGTDEEYIALRTSCWRRSGKLDEALSTPGFDVGGQRSGFDDEREGVFVPYYLRANRGGNGHMRVGLHHIQG